The following proteins are co-located in the Microcystis wesenbergii NRERC-220 genome:
- the ribD gene encoding bifunctional diaminohydroxyphosphoribosylaminopyrimidine deaminase/5-amino-6-(5-phosphoribosylamino)uracil reductase RibD gives MDRATEFDRTMMQRCLTLARQGLGRTSPNPLVGAVIVQEGIIIGEGFHPEAGQPHAEVFALRQAAEKARGATLYVNLEPCNHYGRTPPCSEAIMQAGIKKVVVGMIDPNPLVAGKGIERLASAGIETLVGVEESECRQLNQGFIHRITAKKPFGILKYAMTLDGKIAATSGHSTWITSPASRQIVHQLRSACDAIIVGGSTVRQDNPHLTTHGLSDHNPLRVVMTRSLDLPPSAHLWDTSQFPTLVYTQIDSNVKLKQQLLTKGVEVIELTEVTPTLVMENLDQRGFCQVLWECGGGLSAAAIAEGMVQKIIAFIAPKIIGGIQAPTAVGDLGFQLMSQALQLENVTVNYLNPDILIEGYLQSEK, from the coding sequence ATGGACCGGGCAACGGAATTCGATCGCACAATGATGCAAAGATGTCTAACCCTTGCTAGGCAAGGCTTGGGGCGGACTTCTCCTAATCCTTTGGTGGGTGCTGTGATCGTTCAAGAGGGTATAATTATCGGCGAAGGGTTTCACCCGGAGGCCGGACAACCCCATGCAGAAGTTTTCGCCCTGAGACAGGCAGCAGAAAAAGCGCGTGGTGCCACTTTATACGTCAATCTTGAACCCTGTAACCACTATGGACGTACTCCCCCCTGTAGCGAGGCAATTATGCAAGCGGGCATTAAAAAAGTGGTGGTGGGGATGATCGATCCTAATCCCCTGGTGGCGGGGAAAGGCATTGAAAGATTAGCATCGGCAGGCATCGAGACACTGGTGGGGGTGGAGGAGTCCGAATGTCGTCAACTTAATCAGGGTTTTATCCATCGCATCACCGCTAAAAAACCCTTCGGTATCCTCAAATATGCCATGACTCTCGATGGCAAAATTGCCGCTACTAGCGGTCATAGCACTTGGATTACTAGCCCCGCTTCTCGCCAAATAGTCCATCAACTGCGATCGGCCTGTGATGCGATTATCGTCGGCGGTAGCACTGTCCGTCAAGATAATCCTCACCTAACCACTCACGGCCTCTCCGATCATAATCCCCTGCGCGTGGTCATGACTCGATCGCTCGATTTACCCCCCTCCGCCCATCTTTGGGATACCAGTCAATTTCCCACGCTTGTCTATACACAAATTGATTCTAATGTCAAGCTTAAGCAACAATTATTAACAAAAGGCGTAGAAGTGATCGAACTAACCGAGGTGACACCCACTTTAGTGATGGAAAATCTTGATCAGAGGGGATTTTGTCAGGTTTTGTGGGAGTGCGGCGGCGGTTTAAGCGCAGCAGCGATCGCTGAGGGCATGGTACAAAAAATTATCGCTTTTATCGCGCCCAAAATCATCGGGGGAATCCAAGCACCTACTGCCGTGGGCGATTTAGGTTTCCAGTTAATGAGCCAAGCTTTACAGTTAGAAAATGTCACGGTTAATTATCTCAATCCCGATATTTTGATTGAGGGATATCTGCAAAGTGAAAAGTAG
- a CDS encoding ammonium transporter, with the protein MKKIVGITILLLGLGFNCGVAPVFAETIAAAPPNPISAGDTAWMLISSALVLLMTPGLAFFYGGLVRSRNVLNTMMMSLVAMGVIGVTWVLWGYSLAFDVTPGKSGFGEGIEAFIGGLDWIFLNGVTAATPDNIGYAPTVPHQVFMVYQMMFAIITPALISGAIVERVNFKAYFWFLLLWSTFIYSPLAHWVWGKGWLAATGALDFAGGTVVHISSGISALVAAWMIGPRRSFGVQTYAPHNVPFVLLGIGLLWFGWFGFNGGSALSSSSLATTAFVNTSIAASAGGLTWMLIEWILRGKPTAIGIASGFLGGLVGITPAAGYVLPIGAILIGSITALTCFFAVSLRAKLRFDDSLDTYPVHGVGGTIGALLTGLFATKSVNSAGNDGLFFGNPGLLWTQFVGVAATYIFAAVGTFVILKVLSLFMELRVKPNTEAEGLDVPEHGEEAYGREFEFGSSFSYQENSPTTNPRENY; encoded by the coding sequence ATGAAAAAGATCGTAGGAATAACCATACTTTTGCTGGGACTGGGATTCAATTGCGGAGTTGCCCCAGTTTTTGCGGAAACCATCGCCGCAGCTCCCCCCAATCCGATTAGTGCTGGAGATACCGCTTGGATGCTGATCTCGTCGGCCTTAGTTTTATTAATGACCCCCGGACTGGCTTTTTTTTATGGGGGTTTAGTGCGTTCGCGTAACGTCCTCAACACCATGATGATGAGTTTGGTGGCCATGGGCGTCATCGGTGTAACTTGGGTGCTGTGGGGTTATAGTCTCGCTTTCGATGTCACCCCGGGTAAAAGTGGTTTTGGCGAGGGAATTGAAGCTTTTATCGGGGGACTAGATTGGATTTTTCTTAACGGTGTCACCGCGGCCACACCTGACAATATCGGTTATGCACCCACCGTTCCCCATCAAGTGTTTATGGTCTATCAGATGATGTTCGCCATCATCACCCCGGCTTTAATTTCGGGTGCGATCGTGGAACGGGTCAACTTTAAAGCCTATTTTTGGTTTTTACTGCTTTGGTCCACCTTTATCTATTCTCCCCTAGCTCACTGGGTTTGGGGTAAGGGTTGGTTGGCAGCCACTGGGGCGCTGGATTTCGCCGGTGGAACCGTTGTTCACATTAGTTCCGGGATTTCCGCACTGGTGGCCGCCTGGATGATCGGTCCGCGGCGTAGTTTTGGTGTCCAAACCTATGCACCCCATAATGTGCCTTTTGTTCTCCTAGGTATCGGTTTACTCTGGTTCGGTTGGTTTGGTTTTAACGGGGGTAGTGCGCTTTCCTCTAGTTCCCTGGCCACGACAGCTTTTGTTAATACCAGTATCGCAGCTTCGGCTGGTGGTTTGACATGGATGCTTATAGAATGGATTTTACGGGGTAAACCGACGGCGATCGGTATTGCTAGTGGATTTTTAGGGGGATTAGTCGGTATAACTCCGGCTGCCGGCTATGTACTGCCGATTGGGGCGATTCTCATTGGTTCGATCACTGCCCTTACCTGTTTTTTTGCGGTTAGTCTGCGGGCAAAATTGCGCTTTGATGATTCTTTGGATACCTATCCCGTCCATGGTGTCGGCGGGACCATAGGGGCGCTGCTTACGGGGCTTTTTGCCACAAAATCGGTTAATTCAGCCGGAAATGATGGTTTATTTTTTGGGAATCCGGGGTTACTGTGGACGCAATTTGTTGGCGTTGCCGCTACTTATATCTTTGCGGCCGTGGGTACTTTTGTTATCCTGAAAGTTCTCAGTCTATTTATGGAGCTGCGGGTTAAACCGAATACGGAAGCAGAAGGGTTAGATGTTCCTGAACACGGAGAGGAAGCCTACGGACGGGAATTCGAGTTTGGTAGCAGCTTTTCCTACCAAGAAAATTCTCCGACCACAAATCCTCGAGAAAATTATTAG
- a CDS encoding ammonium transporter, translated as MKRIARKSGELVGLLPKINPVWLACVPLSAIIFVVWNTAVQAQDAKPLTPEDVQNALNTIWVLIASILVIFMNAGFAMLETGFCRQKNAVNVLAKNLIVFALSTISFWAIGFSLMFGSVSNEFFGTGGWFLSSSDPATYVMPASLPTSVFFLFQVAFAGTAATIVSGAVAERIKFTDFLVFSLIIVGIMYPITGHWVWGGGWLADLGFKDFAGSTVVHSVGGWSALTGAAILGPRMGKYINGRTSALPGHNMSIATLGCLILWIGWFGFNPGSALAVNETVPYIAVTTNLAGAAGGIAATFTAWAKDGKPDLSMIINGILAGLVAVTASCDGVSYWSALIIGLIAGVVVVYSVAFFDKLEIDDPVGATSVHLVCGVFGTLAVGIFNKDAGLITGQFQLFINQIIGIVAVGAFTLIVSGIVWTILKATLGIRVTPEEEMEGLDVGEHGMEAYSGFVKESDIVAGGHYASSVDMETPSTR; from the coding sequence ATGAAACGAATTGCTCGAAAATCTGGGGAACTTGTCGGTTTGTTACCGAAAATTAACCCTGTCTGGTTAGCCTGTGTTCCTTTGTCCGCGATTATTTTCGTGGTTTGGAACACAGCCGTACAGGCCCAAGATGCGAAACCCCTAACCCCCGAAGATGTCCAAAACGCCCTCAATACAATCTGGGTTTTAATTGCCTCCATCCTCGTGATCTTTATGAACGCAGGTTTTGCGATGCTAGAAACGGGATTCTGTCGCCAGAAAAACGCCGTTAACGTTCTCGCCAAAAACCTGATCGTTTTCGCCCTCTCCACCATATCATTTTGGGCGATCGGTTTCTCCCTGATGTTTGGGTCTGTCAGTAACGAATTTTTCGGTACGGGAGGTTGGTTCCTTAGCAGTAGCGATCCCGCCACCTACGTTATGCCCGCCTCTTTGCCCACCTCAGTGTTCTTCCTGTTCCAAGTAGCTTTCGCGGGAACGGCGGCAACCATTGTATCTGGGGCGGTGGCAGAACGGATTAAATTCACCGATTTCCTGGTTTTTAGCTTAATTATCGTCGGTATCATGTACCCGATCACCGGTCACTGGGTTTGGGGTGGCGGTTGGTTAGCCGACCTTGGTTTTAAAGACTTCGCCGGTTCGACGGTGGTTCACTCGGTCGGTGGTTGGTCTGCCTTAACGGGGGCGGCAATTCTCGGCCCGAGAATGGGTAAATACATCAACGGTCGCACCAGTGCCTTACCCGGCCATAACATGAGTATCGCGACCTTGGGTTGTTTAATTCTCTGGATTGGCTGGTTCGGTTTTAACCCCGGTTCTGCTTTAGCGGTTAATGAAACTGTACCCTATATCGCTGTCACCACTAACCTCGCCGGGGCCGCGGGCGGCATTGCCGCTACCTTTACCGCTTGGGCGAAAGATGGTAAACCCGACCTTTCGATGATTATTAACGGTATTCTCGCCGGTTTAGTAGCGGTTACTGCCAGTTGTGATGGTGTATCCTATTGGTCGGCCTTAATTATCGGTTTAATTGCTGGTGTGGTCGTGGTTTACTCGGTGGCTTTCTTCGATAAGCTGGAAATTGATGACCCCGTGGGTGCGACTTCCGTTCACCTCGTCTGTGGTGTGTTTGGAACTTTAGCCGTGGGTATCTTCAACAAAGATGCGGGTTTAATCACCGGTCAATTCCAACTGTTTATTAACCAAATTATCGGGATTGTAGCAGTAGGGGCCTTTACCCTGATTGTTAGTGGTATTGTTTGGACAATCCTCAAGGCTACCCTCGGTATTCGTGTTACTCCCGAAGAAGAAATGGAAGGTTTGGATGTGGGTGAACACGGAATGGAAGCCTATAGCGGTTTCGTCAAGGAGTCCGATATCGTTGCCGGCGGCCATTATGCTTCCAGTGTTGACATGGAAACGCCTAGCACTCGTTAG